A genomic window from Peromyscus maniculatus bairdii isolate BWxNUB_F1_BW_parent chromosome 1, HU_Pman_BW_mat_3.1, whole genome shotgun sequence includes:
- the Nlrp8 gene encoding NACHT, LRR and PYD domains-containing protein 8, with protein MSEGDQRYPRPLDDVPSTSSNLSSVRDRTYPESLACPCDDGVMVYMSYLEKTELQIFKKMLVNEQFLPDTLGITWEQLDRASWAEMVHLLIEIFPGVLAWRVVLEILNTMNKSRICSLVEKELKDILPTLELTYFHLNLRKAPLSLTSEDCDQIQAYRQHVMKDNFPEWDKTIWPGNQEDFLYMEIEKHNAVLPCLFLPRSPHMRQPNTVIIHGIPGIGKTTLARKVMAMWARDEFYAHKFKYAFYCHCRELSRVGERSFSEWIESQGLRSQALVSKILSRPDQLLLLFDGFEEFTSSLITGTAGLTKDWNQKLPGTLLLSSLLSKRMLPEATLLIMVRPTSWKGVKLLVRNPSHVTLTGFNRTETLNYFRLYFKREVMGDEAVDFAMKNAILLSMCRVPVICWLVCYCLRTQMEETVDLTKACPNATSVFVLYLATLFSTIFKKLSSSDYQKQLEGVCHLAAHGIWSLKNVFDKTEFQYVMVAETTIDAFLQVNILRKLEGQGDHYMFALFIFQEFFGALFHILCYAERDIDYHWVSRKDIQDLIKLSRESETYDSQMGLFFFGLLNEECAEIVLRSFKCELFSSNKLKAVKVINKLSNNPCCEISQLFHCLAETREENFALSSLVGYQKVSLKIKSQEDLEASAFCLKHCPDLKKVELTLSRDFYKELGPSSADLASSIHVKEDEILFDWLQDVCSVFETSDNLEMLTVSNSVMKAPVMQILATTLKKPQCKLQRLQLEHCEATPKNWVDLVGDLERNTQLKTLLLRENFLGIFGVNHLSTSHLGELALEKCNLTEVSCEAIAISLRHSKLLTHLSLAENNLKDAGSRHIWRALEYLMCPLQRLVLRQCSLTSGCCKYMASALKNNKNLRSLDLSFNQLRDDGIILLCEAMNDADCELLILELEKCNFTSISCHVLASMLCSYKKLRHLDISKNFIGMEGRVTLSLIFNGKQGIPVVAQ; from the exons ATGAGTGAGGGTGATCAAAGATACCCCCGACCCCTTGATGATGTCCCTTCCACATCTAGCAATCTTTCTTCAGTCAGAGATCGGACATACCCTGAGTCCCTTGCCTGCCCATGTGATGATGGGGTCATGGTGTACATGAGTTATTTAGAAAAGACGGAGCTGCAAATCTTCAAGAAGATGTTGGTGAATGAGCAGTTCCTGCCGGACACTCTCGGCATCACCTGGGAGCAGCTGGACAGAGCCAGCTGGGCAGAGATGGTTCATCTCTTAATAGAAATTTTTCCTGGAGTCCTAGCTTGGCGCGTGGTTCTTGAAATCTTGAACACGATGAACAAGAGCAGAATTTGTTCCCTGGTCGAGAAGGAGCTAAAGG ACATCCTTCCTACCTTGGAACTGACGTACTTCCATCTAAATCTAAGAAAAGCACCCCTGAGTCTGACAAGCGAAGACTGTG ATCAAATACAGGCGTACAGACAACACGTGATGAAAGATAATTTCCCTGAATGGGACAAAACCATCTGGCCTGGAAACCAAGAAGATTTCTTGTACATGGAGATAGAAAAACACAACGCTGTCTTGCCATGTCTCTTTCTACCCAGGAGTCCCCACATGAGACAGCCTAATACTGTGATCATCCATGGAATTCCTGGTATTGGAAAAACAACCCTGGCCAGAAAGGTCATGGCGATGTGGGCACGCGATGAGTTCTACGCACACAAATTCAAGTATGCTTTCTATTGCCACTGCCGAGAGCTGAGCAGGGTGGGAGAGCGCAGTTTCTCTGAGTGGATCGAGAGCCAAGGGCTTAGGTCTCAGGCTCTTGTGTCGAAGATTTTATCCAGACCAGATCAGCTTCTGCTCCTATTTGATGGCTTTGAGGAATTCACATCTTCCCTCATCACAGGGACAGCTGGTCTGACAAAAGACTGGAACCAGAAGCTGCCTGGGACTCTTCTCCTGAGCAGTTTGCTGAGCAAAAGGATGCTTCCAGAAGCCACGCTCCTGATCATGGTGAGGCCGACCTCCTGGAAAGGAGTTAAACTCTTAGTCAGAAATCCCTCCCATGTCACCCTGACAGGATTTAATAGGACTGAAACACTCAACTATTTTAGGCTGTACTTCAAAAGGGAAGTGATGGGCGATGAAGCTGTGGATTTTGCCATGAAAAACGCCATCCTCTTGTCCATGTGTCGGGTCCCTGTGATATGCTGGCTGGTATGTTATTGTCTAAGGACACAAATGGAAGAGACAGTAGATCTCACAAAGGCTTGCCCAAATGCCACATCTGTGTTTGTCTTGTATCTGGCAACCCTGTTCAGTACAATATTTAAGAAACTTTCCAGCAGCGattaccaaaagcaactggaaggTGTGTGCCATCTGGCTGCCCATGGTATATGGTCCCTGAAGAATGTGTTTGATAAGACAGAATTTCAGTATGTCATGGTGGCGGAGACCACCATAGACGCTTTTCTTCAAGTGAACATTCTTCGAAAGCTAGAAGGCCAAGGGGACCATTACATGTTTGCCCTGTTTATCTTCCAGGAATTTTTTGGTGCCTTGTTTCACATTCTCTGTTATGCTGAAAGAGACATAGACTATCACTGGGTGAGCCGCAAAGACATCCAGGATCTGATCAAATTGTCAAGAGAAAGCGAAACCTACGATTCTCAGATggggcttttcttttttggtcttttaaatgAGGAGTGTGCTGAGATTGTGTTGAGATCCTTCAAGTGTGAGTTATTCTCCAGTAACAAATTAAAGGCCGTAAAAGTGATAAACAAATTGAGTAACAATCCATGCTGTGAGATCTCACAGCTCTTCCACTGTCTGGCCGAAACCAGGGAGGAGAACTTTGCACTCAGTTCACTGGTGGGTTATCAAAAAGTTTCTTTGAAAATCAAGAGCCAAGAAGACCTCGAGGCATCTGCTTTTTGCCTTAAGCACTGTCCAGATTTGAAGAAAGTAGAACTGACTCTCTCAAGAGACTTTTACAAGGAACTGGGGCCCAGCTCAGCAGATCTTGCCTCTAGCATTCA CGTGAAAGAGGATGAGATTCTTTTCGACTGGTTGCAAGATGTCTGCTCTGTGTTTGAAACAAGTGACAATTTGGAAATGCTGACTGTGTCTAACAGCGTCATGAAGGCCCCAGTGATGCAGATACTCGCCACCACCCTGAAGAAGCCCCAGTGTAAGCTGCAACGACTACA GTTGGAGCACTGTGAGGCCACCCCTAAAAACTGGGTTGATCTTGTTGGTGATCTTGAAAGGAACACACAACTGAAGACCCTGCTACTGAGAGAGAATTTCCTAGGAATTTTTGGGGTGAATCACCTGTCCACGAGTCACCTCGGGGAACTGGC GCTGGAGAAATGTAACCTCACTGAGGTCTCGTGTGAAGCCATTGCCATCTCTCTCAGGCACAGTAAGCTGCTGACCCACCTGAGCCTggcagagaacaacttgaaggaTGCGGGATCGAGGCATATCTGGCGTGCTTTGGAATATTTAATGTGTCCTTTGCAGAGACTGGT GCTGAGGCAGTGTTCTTTGACTTCGGGTTGCTGTAAGTATATGGCATCGGCTCTGAAGAACAATAAAAACCTGAGAAGTCTGGACCTGAGTTTCAATCAGCTGAGGGACGATGGGATCATCCTGCTCTGTGAAGCAATGAATGATGCTGACTGCGAATTGTTAATTCTGGA GTTGGAAAAATGCAACTTCACCTCCATCTCTTGCCACGTTCTGGCATCCATGCTCTGTAGCTACAAGAAGCTGAGGCACCTGGACATAAGCAAGAATTTCATCGGGATGGAAGGCAGGGTGACCCTGAGCCTGATCTTCAACGGCAAGCAGGGAATACCGGTGGTGGCGCAGTAA